One region of Fragaria vesca subsp. vesca linkage group LG4, FraVesHawaii_1.0, whole genome shotgun sequence genomic DNA includes:
- the LOC101302155 gene encoding sulfate transporter 3.1-like, with amino-acid sequence MGTDYDHDRYSPERVEVEIPPPKPLLTAVKSSMKETFFPDDPFRAFKNQPASKKAVMGLQYFFTILDWAPRYKLSYLKSDIIAGITISSLAVPQGISYASLGGVPPIVGIYGSFVPPLVYAILGSSRDIAIGPVAVASLLLNSILSEEVSPTQDPKLYFQMALTACLFSGILQAGLGFLRLGFVVDLLSHATILGFMGGAATTVILQQLKGLLGIKHFTQKADVISVLTSVFNHFHEWEWEPAAMGFGFLLVLFLTKFISKKRPSLFWVSALAPLFCVVVGSLLVFLTHADEHNIKVIGPLKKGMNPVTVSDIGKIFKSRHLAVSAKAGLISGIIGLAEGVAVGRSFATVKNYHIDGNKEMIAFGMMNIIGSCVSCFLSAGPFSRTAVNFNAGCKTQVSNIVMAIMMLLTLLFLTPLFQHTPLVVLSSIIVMAMFGLIDIPAIIHLWKIDKIDCMICMGAYLGVIFGSVEIGLSIAVVVSLLRLILFITRPRTLNLGKIPNTSVYRSVDQYPTANNIPGVLILQIDSPIYFANSNYLRERISRWIFEEEDRIKASGETSLQYLILDISTVGGIDTSGISMLEEVKRNLDRRNLKLVLANPRSEVIKKLDNAKFIETVGLEWMFVTVEDAVEACKFQLQSTKHNPGEENAKTPEDNV; translated from the exons ATGGGAACCGATTATGATCATGATCGGTACAGTCCTGAACGAGTTGAAGTTGAGATTCCGCCGCCGAAGCCGCTTCTAACGGCTGTGAAGTCGTCAATGAAAGAGACTTTCTTTCCTGACGACCCTTTCCGGGCATTTAAGAACCAACCTGCATCTAAAAAAGCAGTCATGGGTTTGCAGTACTTCTTTACAATCCTCGACTGGGCTCCTCGCTACAAGTTGAGCTATCTCAAATCTGATATCATTGCCGGAATCACCATTTCTAGTCTGGCAGTTCCTCAGGGGATCAGCTACGCGAGCTTGGGAGGCGTGCCGCCAATCGTTGGGATAT ATGGGAGCTTTGTACCTCCGCTTGTGTACGCGATTCTCGGAAGCTCAAGGGATATTGCTATCGGACCAGTGGCTGTTGCGTCGCTTCTGTTAAATAGTATCTTGTCGGAGGAAGTTAGCCCTACGCAAGACCCAAAACTCTATTTCCAGATGGCTCTCACCGCCTGCTTATTTTCAGGGATTCTTCAGGCTGGCCTTGGCTTCTTAAG ACTTGGTTTTGTGGTGGACCTTCTTTCTCACGCAACAATATTGGGTTTTATGGGTGGAGCCGCTACTACTGTGATTCTTCAGCAGCTTAAAGGGTTGTTGGGGATAAAACACTTCACTCAAAAAGCAGATGTTATCTCTGTCCTCACATCGGTCTTTAATCACTTCCACGAG TGGGAATGGGAACCTGCTGCGATGGGCTTTGGTTTCCTCCTCGTTCTGTTCCTCACTAAATTCATT AGCAAGAAAAGACCATCTTTGTTTTGGGTAAGTGCACTGGCGCCATTATTCTGCGTCGTCGTGGGGAGCCTTCTGGTTTTCCTGACCCATGCCGACGAGCACAACATCAAAGTG ATTGGGCCTCTTAAGAAGGGCATGAACCCTGTAACTGTGTCTGACATAGGAAAGATTTTTAAGTCTCGTCATCTTGCCGTCTCCGCTAAAGCTGGGTTGATCTCCGGTATCATTGGTCTTGCT GAAGGAGTAGCTGTTGGAAGAAGTTTTGCCACGGTCAAGAACTATCACATTGACGGAAACAAAGAAATGATCGCTTTCGGAATGATGAACATTATAGGCTCTTGCGTTTCTTGCTTCTTGTCAGCAG GACCATTTTCGAGAACTGCGGTAAACTTCAATGCCGGATGCAAAACTCAAGTCTCCAACATAGTCATGGCGATTATGATGTTGTTGACACTGCTATTTTTGACACCATTGTTCCAGCACACACCACTAGTGGTCCTCTCTTCCATTATAGTCATGGCCATGTTCGGCCTCATAGACATCCCAGCCATCATCCACCTCTGGAAGATAGATAAGATCGACTGTATGATATGCATGGGTGCATATTTGGGTGTTATTTTTGGCAGTGTTGAGATTGGCCTATCCATTGCGGTTGTAGTTTCTTTGCTAAGACTGATCCTATTCATAACAAGACCCAGGACTCTCAACTTAGGAAAAATTCCAAACACTTCGGTTTATAGAAGCGTTGATCAATACCCAACTGCAAACAACATTCCAGGAGTTCTCATTCTTCAAATTGATTCCCCCATATACTTTGCGAATTCTAACTATTTGAGGGAAAG GATCTCAAGGTGGATATTTGAAGAGGAAGATAGGATAAAAGCTTCTGGAGAAACAAGCTTACAATACCTTATACTAGACATTAGCA CTGTTGGTGGAATAGATACGAGCGGGATCAGCATGCTAGAAGAGGTCAAGAGAAATTTAGATAGAAGGAATCTCAAG CTTGTATTAGCAAACCCGAGAAGCGAAGTGATTAAGAAACTGGATAACGCGAAGTTCATTGAAACAGTTGGTTTAGAATGGATGTTTGTTACAGTGGAAGATGCTGTAGAAGCATGTAAGTTCCAACTGCAAAGCACCAAACACAATCCAGGAGAAGAAAACGCAAAGACACCAGAGGACAATGTCTAA
- the LOC101299577 gene encoding sulfate transporter 3.1-like, whose product MEDPDYYHDQSSPQRVEIPPLKPLLTAVKLSLKETFFSDDPLRRFKNQPASKKAILGLQYFFTILEWAPRYNLGYLKSDLIAGVTIASLAVPQGISYATLANMPPIIGIYMSFVPPLVYAILGTSRHIAIGPTVVSLVLLANTLSEEVSPTENPELYLQMALTSTFFAGIFQACLGFLRLGFVVDFLSHATIMGFMGGVAITVSLQQLKALLGITQFTRKSDVVSVLVSVFTQLHEWKWEPALLGCGSVLFLFLAKIFSMKRPSLFWVSALAPLFCVIVGSLLVYLTHADHKHNIRAIGHLQEGLNPVTVSDFHTVFKSRHLATSIKAGLICGIIALAEGIACGKSFAALENYHIDGSKEMIAFGLMNIIGSCTSCPVASGLFSRTAVNYNAGVKTQVSPIVMAIMMLLTVLFMTPLFQYTPLVSLSSIIIVAMLGVIDIPGIIHLWKIDKIDFMICMGAVLGVSFGSVLIGLSIAVVISLLRLILFITRPRTLNLGNLPETSIYRSVDQYPAANNVPGILILQIDSPIYFANANYLRERISRWIYEEEDRIKASGETSLQYLILDISTVGGIDTSGISMLEEVKKNLDKKSLKLVLANPRSEVIKKMEVSKFIDKIGQKWMFVTVGDAVEACKFLLHSSEPSPPEDKAKPAEDNV is encoded by the exons ATGGAAGATCCAGACTATTATCACGATCAGTCTAGTCCTCAACGAGTTGAGATTCCACCACTGAAGCCGCTTCTAACGGCTGTGAAGTTGTCACTGAAAGAGACTTTCTTTTCTGACGATCCTTTGAGAAGATTTAAGAACCAACCTGCATCCAAAAAAGCAATTCTGGGTTTGCAGTACTTCTTTACGATCCTCGAGTGGGCTCCTCGTTACAATTTGGGTTACCTCAAGTCTGATCTTATTGCTGGAGTCACCATTGCCAGTCTCGCAGTTCCTCAAGGGATCAGCTATGCGACCTTGGCTAACATGCCGCCAATCATTGGCATAT ATATGAGTTTTGTACCTCCACTTGTGTATGCAATTCTCGGAACCTCAAGGCATATTGCAATTGGACCGACGGTTGTTTCATTGGTTCTGCTAGCTAATACCTTGTCGGAGGAAGTTAGCCCTACTGAAAACCCTGAACTCTATCTCCAGATGGCTCTCACCTCCACCTTTTTTGCTGGAATTTTTCAGGCTTGCCTTGGCTTCTTAAG GCTTGGTTTTGTGGTGGACTTTCTTTCTCATGCAACAATAATGGGTTTTATGGGTGGAGTAGCCATTACTGTGAGTCTGCAACAACTTAAAGCGCTGTTAGGGATAACACAATTCACTCGAAAATCAGATGTTGTCTCTGTCCTCGTATCGGTCTTTACCCAATTGCACGAG TGGAAATGGGAACCTGCTCTGTTGGGATGTGGTTCCGTCTTGTTTCTCTTTCTTGCTAAAATCTTT AGCATGAAAAGACCATCATTGTTTTGGGTAAGTGCACTGGCGCCATTGTTCTGCGTTATCGTGGGGAGCCTTCTAGTTTACCTAACCCATGCTGATCATAAACACAACATTCGTGCG ATCGGGCACCTTCAGGAAGGGCTGAACCCTGTAACTGTTTCTGACTTCCATACGGTTTTTAAGTCACGCCATCTTGCCACCTCTATAAAAGCTGGATTGATTTGTGGTATTATTGCCCTTGCT GAAGGAATAGCTTGTGGAAAAAGTTTTGCCGCACTAGAGAACTATCACATTGATGGAAGCAAAGAAATGATCGCATTCGGATTGATGAACATAATAGGCTCTTGCACTAGTTGCCCCGTAGCTTCAG GACTATTTTCAAGAACTGCGGTGAACTATAATGCCGGAGTCAAAACTCAGGTCTCACCCATAGTCATGGCGATTATGATGTTGTTGACAGTGTTATTTATGACACCATTGTTCCAGTACACACCGCTAGTGTCCCTCTCTTCCATTATAATTGTGGCCATGCTCGGCGTCATAGACATCCCGGGAATCATCCACCTCTGGAAGATAGATAAGATTGATTTTATGATATGCATGGGTGCAGTTTTGGGTGTTAGTTTTGGCAGTGTTTTGATTGGTCTTTCCATTGCGGTTGTAATCTCTTTGCTACGACTCATCCTATTTATAACAAGACCCAGGACTCTCAATTTAGGCAACCTTCCGGAAACGTCCATCTATAGAAGCGTTGATCAATACCCAGCAGCAAACAATGTTCCAGGAATTCTCATTCTTCAGATCGATTCACCCATATACTTTGCCAATGCTAACTATTTGAGGGAAAG GATCTCAAGATGGATATATGAAGAGGAAGACAGGATAAAAGCTTCTGGAGAAACAAGCTTACAATACCTTATACTAGACATTAGCA CTGTCGGAGGCATTGATACGAGTGGAATCAGCATGCTAGAAGAGGTCAAGAAAAATTTAGACAAAAAGAGTCTCAAG CTTGTATTAGCAAACCCAAGAAGCGAAGTTATTAAGAAGATGGAAGTGTCAAAGTTCATTGACAAAATTGGTCAGAAATGGATGTTTGTTACAGTGGGCGATGCTGTAGAAGCATGTAAGTTCCTATTACATAGCAGCGAACCCAGTCCACCAGAAGATAAAGCCAAGCCAGCAGAGGATAATGTCTAA